Below is a genomic region from Mycolicibacter hiberniae.
GCGAGTCGACGTCGAGCGCTTCGTAGAGCACGCCGGTGTATCGGTTGATCGCCGGCGCGGTGGGAGCGTGCCGGAGCGCGGCGTTGCGCTCGATCTCGGCGTCCTGCGACGCCGACAACCCCAAGGCGCCGCGGCTGGCGTCCCGGTCGGCGGCCAGGCCGACCAACACCTCGAGAAGTTCGGCTCTCGTGTCGTTCAGTTGCGGAGCAGCCAGGGTCTCGAGGCGCAACGGTGGGCCGTCACCCCCGGCACGTTTGGTCTCCGATGGGGGCAGCAGCACGATCACAGGCAGACGTTAACCGAGCCGTTGCGCCGACCAGCGCGGTGGCGAGCATCGCCGCCCCCACTGTGTCGGTGAAGAAGTGGTAACCGCAGGCCACCAGCCCCAGCATGCCCAGCAGGCTCACCGCGGCGGCGGTCAGCAGCGCCCACTGCCGGGCGGCTGCCACCACGACCATCATGCCCAGCACCGACACCAACAGCGCGGTATGGCCGCTGGGGTATTCGAGGTAGGGCCCGTTGCGCCGGTCGAAGACGTGTTTGAGCGCGGCAGTCACGGCGGTCGCGGCCAGCGGGCAGGCCAGCACCGCCGCCGCCAGCACCCAATGCCTGCGATACAGGGCCACCGCGACGCTGGCCACCGACACCGCCAGGAGCAGCCATCCGCTGGTGAAGACCAACATCCACCGGGGCTGTGCGCCGAGCAGTGCGCCGGTGGCCCGGCTGAACCAACTGTCGAAGGGCGTCGACCCGCGGCCCACCGCCGCGCCCAGGGCCAGTGTCGCCAGCACGCCGGCCAACGGCCACCAGCGCAGCGCGGTGGCGAGACGACGATCTATCTCCGGGGACCTATCTCTGCAGACCAATCTCTGGGAGCTGTGGGGACCTGGCTCGGGCGGGTCGGATCAGGCCGACTTCTCGAACAGGGGCAGCAGCGCCTGACGGCGCTGGTCGTTGCCGTCGGCAAGAGCGTGCAGCGCCTGGTCCACCAAGGGCGATGTCGGGAACATGGCGTCCTCGTCGAAGTCGCCGAGCAGGTCGTGCACCGAAGCGCTCTCGATCAGAGTCCACTCCACGCCGGCGGCGCGGCAGTCGCCGTCGAGCACGCACAGCAGCCAGATGCCGGCGGCGGCGAACGAGGTGACGCCGCTCAGATCCAGCACCAGCGCTTCGCTGGCAAGGACAAATCGCCGGGCGTGTTCGCTGAGTTGGTCCACGTTGGTGGCGTCGATCCCGCCCCGGACCGTGATCACCGTCGCGAGGTGACGGTAGTGCGCTCGAATCTGTGCTCCGCCGCACTCGACGACAGGGTTGATCCGCGCCGCTCCCCGTGTGGTGATGTCGATTGCCATACCAGCCCCCACCTTCCTGTGGATCGCTGCCGACGGGTGCGCCGACCTCGATGTTTCCGACGGTATGCGGCGAAGTTAAGGCGTCTTGGGCGACCGGTTAACGCTTTGGTGAGATATCGAACGGGTCGGTGACTCCGGTGAACGCGGTGATCTGCCCGTCGGCGTCCCGCGCGTCGCCGTCGTAGCGCAGGCGGTATCGCCCGCCGTCGACATCGTCGGGGAGTGTCCAGGTCACCGTGATGGTCGACCCGCGCCGTCCGGTGCGGCGCCAGCGGAAGGTCGTCGACCAGTCGCTGTCGTCGGCCACCGTGTCCCAGCCTTCGGGAGTCTGACGCTCCACCCGCACGTAGGTGCCGCCGCGATGCAGGTCGTTGTTCGGGTAGGCGCCGGTGAACACCGCCGACACGGTGGCGCCGGGCAGGTATTGGCGTTCCGGGGCCGCCACGACGTCGCCGAACCGCTGGCCGGCGGCCGGCGCATCGGGCTTCGGCCGGCGCCGTGAGCGCCGGCGGCGGGACGGCTCGGCGGGCCGCTTGCCGTCGGGGGCGGGCCGCTGGTCGCGCATCGCGGTGGCCAGTTCCGCTACCACCTGCTGCAGGGCCGGCAGCTCCCAGCGGCCGAACAGGGTGCTGCCGCCTTCGTAACGTTGCTCGTCGTACTCCTCCGGCGTCGTGACGTAATGCAGGTAGCCGTTGCTGTAGCCGGCCACCAGCACGTCGCGCAGCTCGGCGCCCACGATCTCGGCCACGGTGCGGCGCAGCCGCAGGCCCGCCACGATGGTGACTTCGGCGGGAATGCCGATCAGGTACAGCTGACCGATGCGCAGCAGCTGCACCGGGCCGCCCTCGGGCATCAGCAGCGACAACGCCTTGTTCAGCCGGATCCCCGGACCCACCGCGCCCTTGGGGGCGTGCGCGTCGCGCAGTCGCGGAGAGAGGCGGAAAACCGTATTGGCCACCAGCCCGTCGAAAAACCGGTTGCGGCCCTGTTTCAACAGCGGATACAGCGGTCCGGCGCCTTCGTCGGTGCCGGCCAGACAGGACGTCCCGGCCATCGCGGGACCGGTACGGTGGGCCCGGCCGTCGCCGGTGAATTCCGGCCGCACCTCGAAGTCGGTCAGGTCCACGTAGGTGGCGCGGGCGTCAATCCCTCCGGTGACCTCGGTGCCGTGCCCCCGGGTCAGTTCGGTGGCCGCGGTCGCCTGGCGGCCCCCGATGATCCGGGTGTTCTCGAATTCGTCGTCGGTGGGTCCGCTGCCGGGCCGCCGGCCGATATTGGGCGACATGTCCCCGGAGTTGGTCTGGGCGAAGGCCGCGATGAAATCCGGTGGGGCCGGCGACAGGTAGTCGACGCCGTGGTCCAGGCGCTCGCACTGGTAGGCCGCGTACCCCTTGTTGTCCCCGCTGATCAAGGTGTTGCGGTTGGTCATGGACGTGCCGTGGGTGGCGAACCAGTTCACCGCCCCGACCAGTCGGCCATCGCGTTCGATGCGCAGCAAGGTGGTCTGGGGGTCGATCTTGTCGGGGAAGTGGGCGCGATCGGCCTCGGGGTTGCGGGCGAACGCCGACGGCGACCGATTGCTGCTGGCGTCATGCAACCGGCCCACGGCAAGGCTCAGGCTGGCCGGCGCCAGGTCGGCATGGGCCCTGTCCACTGCTTCACAGATTCCGTCGACGATCGCGTCGAACGTCTGCTGCCGGAACCCGTGGGTGTTGGAGTTGTACAGGCGGTGATCCGAGTAGCCCCCGGGACCGCAATGGGTGTGCGTCGCGGTCAGCATCACGTTGTCAAAGGTGTAGAGCTGACCGTAGGTGTCGGCCAGGCGACCCAACACCGCGTGGTGAATGCTTTCGACCAGCAGTGGAATTTCGCAGACCACCAGCAGCAGCCGGTTGCCGGCGGCGGCGTCGGCAATGACGAAGGCGCGGGCGCGCAGCCGATTGTGTATCCCGTCGGTCTGCTGGGAGGCCACTCCGTAGCCGAGCATTCCGCATTCGGCCGGTTCGCCGGTGATGTCGGCGATTCCGCGTCCAACCTGGTAGTCGTCTGGCATCGCTACAGTATTCATAACGCCGTGCTGCACATCGTCGCCGACGCACCGGCCGACAACTTCTCCCGCGTCAATCTGCGCTGCTAGTCTGCGAGGGCTGCCGGCTACCGGGTTGTGGCTGCTGATCGTCGAGGCATCTCGACGGGCCCGCACCGAGGCAGTCTGGACAAGCGGAGCCCACCGGCGAAAGAGTGTTGTGCGCACCGGAGAGATCAAGGCCCTGACCGGGCTTCGCATCGTCGCCGCGGTATGGGTGGTGCTGTTTCATTTCCGCCCGCTGCTGCAGCTGGCGTCCCCGGCGTTCAGCGACGCGCTCGCCCCGGTGCTCGACCGGGGCGCCCAGGGCGTCGACCTGTTCTTCATCCTCAGTGGCTTCGTTCTGACCTGGAACTACCTGGAACGGATGGGCGAGACCTTCTCGGTACGTGCCACGCTGCACTTCCTATGGCTGCGGCTGGCCCGGGTCTGGCCGATCTACCTGGTCACCTTGCACCTGGCGCTGCTGTGGGTGATCTTCACCCTGCACGTCGGGCATGTTCCCACCGAGGACCTCAGCCGGATCACCGCGGTCAGCTACGTGCGTCAGGTTCTGCTGGTGCAGCTGTGGTTCGAGCCCTTCTTCGACGGGTCGAGCTGGGACGGTCCGGCCTGGTCCATCAGCGCGGAATGGCTGGCCTACCTGTTGTTCGCCGGACTGGTACTGCTGGTCTTGCGGGCGATGCGGGTGACCTCGGCGCGCGGCCTGGCGGCGCTGGCGATCATCGCCTCGCTTCCGCCGCTGCTGCTGTTGCTTGCCACCGGCCAGTTCTACAGCCCGTGGAGTTGGTTGCCGCGCATCGTCATGCAGTTCACCGCGGGCGCCCTGGCCTGCGCGGCGGTGCGCAAGCTCGAGCCGCAGGGGCTGAGCGACTCGGCTCGGCGAGCCGCCGGCGTCGGCTCGGCACTGCTGGTGGCCGCGATGGTCGGCGTTCTGTACTACTTCGACAGCCATCCGATCTCCGGGCTCTATGACAGCGGAGGCCTGGTCGACGTCTTGTTCGTGCCGTTGGTGATGTGCCTGGCCATCGGCATCGGCAGCCTGCCCGCGCTGCTGTCCACACGGGTGCTGGTCTACGGCGGGCAGATCTCGTTCTGCCTGTACATGGTTCACGAGCTGGTGCACACGTCCTGGAACTGGGCCGTCCTGCAGTTCGAGATCGTGCTCGGCGAAGGGACGTCCGCAGCCAAATGGGCGGTGGCAGCGGTGCTGGCGGCGGCGACGCTGCTGTCGGTGCTGCTGTTCCACGGAGTGGAGGAACCGGGCCGGCACTGGATGCGCAAGATGATCGGCGCGCGCCCGGAGCCCGCACCGGCGGCCCCGGCAGAAGACCCCCTGGCGGTCGAGCCGAACGATTCGCCGGACAGTTGTCCCGGCCCGGAGGACGGTGTACTCGGGGAAGTCCCGCTCGAGGTCCCGGCTACTCTGCGCTGAGGACAGGGGAGGTGGCAGTGAGCCGGGTGTGGACGTTCGCCGTGGTGATGGTGACCGGCGTCGTTTCGGTCGTCGCGGCTACCGGCTACGTGTCGCGCGGCCAGACCCCGACGCGTCACCTGGCCACGGTCCCGCTGAGCGCCACGCCGAATCGGATCGCGGTGATCGGCGACTCCTACACCTCCGGGTATCAGGACACCGGGCGCGGCGCGGCGAACTGGACCGAGCGGACCTGGCAGAACCTGGCCGGCCGCGGTGTCTTCGTCAGCGCCGACGTAGCGGCGGAAGGCGGTGCGGGTTACGGCGTGCGCGGTAACCGGGGCGGACTGTTCGAGGACCTGACCTCCCGTGCGGTGCGACCCGAGGACGCCCTGGTGGTGTTCTTCGGCTCGCGCAACGATCAGGATGTCGAGCCGGGCCAGCTGAGCCGCATGATCGCCGACGCGTTGGGGTTGGCTCGCCGGACGGCGCCGGGTGCGCGGATGCTCGTGATCGGACCGCCGTGGCCCACCACCGATGTGCCGGGCAATATCTGGCGAATCCGCGACATCCTCAGCACCGAGGCCCGCGTCGTGGGTGCGGTGTTCATCGACCCGCTCGCCGAGCGGTGGTTCGTCGGCCTGCCCGACCTGATCGGCCCGGACGGGGTGCATCCCACCGACGCCGGCCACGCCTACATGGCCGAAAAGATCGCCCCGCTGATCGCCGACCAGTTGCCCAAACGGGTCTGATCCACCGGGGCGGGTGCGCGAAGATCGGGCAGAAGGGGGAGCGCGATGCGAGTGTTGATCACCGGCGGAACCGGATTCGTGGGCGGCTGGACCGCCAAGGCGATCGCCGACGCGGGACACCGGGTGCGATTCCTGGTCCGCAATCCGGCGGGCCTGCACAGCAGTGTGGCGCGGTTGGGGGTCGACGTCTCGGACCATGTCGTCGGCGACATCACCGACGCGACCTCGGTGCACCAGGCCCTGCGGGGCTGCGACGCGGTGGTACACGCCGCGGCTGTGGTCGCCACCGATCCCCGCCAGACGGCGCAGATGCTGACCACCAACTCGGCGGGAGCACACCACGTGCTCGGGGGAGCGGTCGAGCTGGGGCTGGATCCGATCATTCATGTCTCCAGCTTCACCGCGCTGTTCCACCCGGGACTGAAGACGCTGCGGGCCGACCTGCCGGTGGCCGGCGGCGCCGACGGCTACGGCCGGTCGAAAGCACGCGAAGATCTCTATGCGCGGGGGCTGCAGGACGCCGGCGCCCCGGTCACCATCACCTATCCGGGCATGGTGCTCGGACCGCCGGTCGGAGATCGGCTCGGCGAGGCCGGAGAAGGGGTACGGACGGCGCTGGAGATGCACGTCATTCCCGGTCGCGGCGCGGCGTGGCTGGTGATCGATGTGCGTGACCTGGCGGCCATGCACGTGGCGCTGCTGGAACCCGGACGTGGCCCGCGGCGCTATATGGCAGGTGGCCGGCGGGTGCCGCCGGGACAACTGGCGAGGCTGCTCGCCGACGTGTCCGGATCACCGATGGTGGCGGTGCCGGTACCGGATGTCGCCTTGCGCTGGGCGGGCCGGATCCTCGACCAGGTGCAGCAGACGCTGCCCATCTCGACCCCGTTCACCGAGGCCGGTATGCAGTACTACACCCAGATGCCCGACTCCGACGACTCGCCGGCCGAGCGCGAGCTCGGCATCGTGTTCCGGGATCCCCGCGAAACTCTGGCGGACACGGTGGCCGGGATCCGCGGCTAGCCTCGCGACGGCGCAGCACCTGCGGCTCCTACTCCGGCCAGGAGTTGCCCCGGATGAGCTCGACGAAATCAGCCGGAACGAACCCGGGGTCGAAGTGCGCCAGGACATCGGCGTTCATGGTGCCGAAGGTGGTCTCCGGGCGGTGTTTCATACCGTCGTTGAAGGCGGCAAGAATCTGCTTCTTGAAGTTCGGGCGCGGATGAGCCGCCGTGACAGCGGTGATGTCCTCGGGAGACAGGTCGTCTCGTCCGATGCCGATCACGTCGGTTTCGACTCCGGCGGTGACCAATGCGATCTCCGGATCGAGGAACTCGGGCACCCCCGGGGTGGTGTGCAAGGCGATGGCCAGCCAGACCTTGGCGGCGTCGGCGGGATCGACGCCGCGTTCGAGCAGAAAGTCTCGCGCTGCGTTGGCGCCGTCCACCTCGAAACGCACCGTCGAGGTGCGATAGCGTTCGGTCAGACCCAGGTCGTGGAACATGGCGCCGGCGTAGAGCAGTTCCAGATCCGGCTGCAGCCCCCGGCGTCTGCCCTGCAGCGCGCCGAACAGGAAGACCCGGCGCGAATGGTGGAAGAGCAGGTCGTCTTCGGTGTCGCGGATGAACTCGGTGATCTCGCGCGTCAGCGCGGTGCCGGGGATGCTGATGTCGGCGATGGTCTCGATCGACTGGGTGGCCATGGGCGCTTCTCCTCGGTTGCGGCTAGGGCCAGTGTGCGCGGCATCTGGGATTCCCGCCGCGGCCGTTCGGGCCTCCTTTCCCACAGATCGCGCCACCGGACCGGGCCGAGATCGGCGTACGCAGGTTTGCCGGCGGACATAATGGCCAGGTGGCGCAAGCCGGTGCCGTCCCGCGGGTGGTGGTGATCGTCGTCTACGACGACGTGACGATGCTCGATGTCGCCGGGGCCGCCGAAGTCTTCGTGGAGGCCAACCGATTCGGTGCGGACTACCGGGTGCGGTATGCGTCGGTCGACGGTCGAGACGTGACCACGTCGATCGGGGCCCGGCTGGGAGTCACCGACAGCATCGCCGACATCGCTGCGGCCGACACCGTGATGGTTGCCGGCAGCGACCTGCTGCCGCGGCGCGCGATCGATCCCCAGCTCGTGGCGGCCGTGCGAGCGGTGGCCGGCCGCACCCGGCGGCTGGCATCGATCTGCACGGGTTCGTTCGTGCTGGCCCAGGCCGGCATGCTCGACGGGCGCCGCGCCACCACGCACTGGCATGAAGCCCGGTTGCTGGCGCGCGCGTTCCCGGACGTCACTGTGGAGCCGGACGCGATCTTCATCCGCGACGGCGATGTTTTCACCTCGGCCGGGGTTTCGGCGGGCATCGATCTGGCGCTGGCCCTGGTCGAAATGGATCACGGCACCGAGCTGGTGCGTGAAGTGGCCCGATGGCTGGTGGTCTATCTCAAGCGGGCGGGCGGCCAATCGCAGTTCTCGGCGTTGGTCGAGTCCGGCCCAGGCCCGCAGTCCGCGCTGCGCGCGGTGACCGATGCGATCGCCGCGGACCCGGCCGCCGACCACAGCGTGAACGCGCTTGCCCGGCGGGCCGCGTTGAGCAGACGGCACTTGACGCGACTGTTTCAGTCCGAACTCGGCACCACACCGGCCCGCTACGTCGAAAAGGTCCGCATCGATGCGGCCCGCGCGGCGCTGGACGCCGGGCACTCCGTCGCCGCGTCCGCCGGCCGGGCGGGGTTCGGCAGCGTCGAGACCCTGCGAAGGGTGTTCCTTGACCATCTCGGTGTGTCGCCGAAGGCCTACCGGGACAGGTTCCGTACCGCCACGGGCGGCTGAGACGAGGGGTCTCAGTCCGCTTTGCTGATCAGCTTGCCCAGCGCCACCCGGTCGCCGGCCAGCAGTTCTTCGATGCGCGCGTGGTTGACGTCGGCGACGATGATCTCGCCGACCTCCTGGTTGACGCTGCTGAAGATGCCATGCTCCTTCATCTTCTCGGTCTGGTACAGGTTGTCCTGGGTGGGGGTGACGTAGTGCACCGCCGCCGCCTTGAACCGGTGGATCAGCCAGAGGTGTGCCAGATCCATCAGCCGCTTCTGGCGCAGCTTCTCGGCGAAGGTGTTCTGGTCGCGCACCGTCAGGATGCTGCGGCCGTGCCGGTCCTTGATCGGGTCGACGATGACGTTGGCGAGCTTCTCGTCGTCGTCGCCGTAGATCCCCAGTTCCAGCACATCGGAGCCGGGACGCGTCGGCCGCAGCTGCACCCGCAGCTTCTCACCGAGCTGGTAATGCTGCGCCCACAACGCCAGCCAATCCTCGAGCAGCTTCTTGGGCACCTCGGTCTGCACCAGGTGCTGGTGCTGGGTGGAGCCGGCGCCCATCGCCTTGGTGGTGGCGGTGCGGCCCGACGACGCGGCCAGCGCGGCGTCGCTGCGGGGCCCGCCGACCAGCGTCTGCGGTGTGCGGTAGGGCGACTCCACCAGGCGCATCTTGCGCTGCAGGCGCGCCAGTGCCAGCATGCCGTCCTGCAGCAGGGTGGCCGCGAACTCCTCGGAGGCCACACCGTCGACCTGGTGACCGCCGTAGGTGATGAAGTTGAAGACGAAGCCCATCTTGCCGAGCTCGGCGGGGAAGGCCCGCATCTCGTCGTCGGTCATCCCCGTGGTGTCCCAGTTGAACGAGGGGGACAGGTTGTAGGCCAGCATCTGGTCGGGGAACTGCGCGTGGATCGCCTCGGCGAACTCGCGGGCCTCGGCCAGGTCCGCGGTCTTGGTCTCCATCCACAGCAGGTCGGCGAACGGCGCCGCGGCCAGGGACTTCGCGATCGCATAGGGAATGCCGCCGCGCACCTGAAAGTAGCCCTCGGGGGTCTTGGCCCGTTCGCAGTCCCATCCGGGATCGGCGTTGAGTTCGGCGGCCTTGGCCCGCGCGGTGTAAAGCGGTGCGCGGGCGGCGAATTCCCTCCACTGATCCGCGGTCATGTCTTTAGCTTCGCCTTCGCGTTCGGCGAATTCGAGCATCTCGGCGACGGCGTCCGCGAACGTCATCAGCCCGGCGTCGTTCTGCCAGGCCTCGACGAACTTCGACTCGATCTGGTCGAAGATGCCATCGACGGATCTGCTCCCGTCGCTGCTCCAGCCCCGGGCAGCCTCGGTGATCAAGGCGGTGATCCCGGCGCGTTCCAGCCAGGCGTCGGCGGCGGCGTACTCGCCCTCGGGCAGGGCATAGAGCAGGTGACCGTTGATCTCGGTGATTCCGGAGTTGTGGAGCTGGCGCGTCATCGCCAGGAAACAGGCCTTGTAGGACGGGATCCTCAAATTGGTGGTGCCCAGGATGAACGGCTGGTCGCGCTCGTCGCCGCGGCTCTCCACCAGGTTGGCCGCCTCGGCGTCGGTGCGCGCGACGATGATGCCGGGCACGCCCATCAGGTCCAGCTGGAAGCGGGCGGTGTTGAGCCGCTTGATCTGCTCGTCGGAGGGCACCAGCACCTTGCCGCCCTGGTGTCCGCATTTCTTGGTGCCGGGACGCTGATCCTCGATGTGGTAGCCGGGAACGCCTGCTTCGACGAAGCGGCGGATCAGGTTGCGCACGTGCGGATCGCCGCCGTGGCCGGTGTCGGCGTCGGCGATGATGAATGGCCGGTAGTCCACCGCGGGCGTGGCGGCGCGCTGCTCCGGCGTCATCTGCAGGCGCAGATACTGCTGGTTGCGGTCTGCGGTCAGCAGGGCACGCACCAGACCTGCTGCCTCGTCCGGCACCTGGCTGAGCGGGTAGCTGGCCAGGTCGGGCCCCGGGTCCTCGGTGATGGACCCCTTCGCCGAGGTCGCCCAGCCGCCCAGGTAGATGCCCTCGATGCCGACTCGCTTCATCACGACGGCCTGGCCGGGCGAGTACGGCCCGAAGGTGGTGATGCTCTTCTTCGCGGCGAACAGCTCGCGCAGCCGTGCGTAGAACGCGGCAGCCGCTTCCCGCGCGACGGTGTAGTCGGCGGGAATGGTGCCGCGCTGTTCGACGACTTGACGGGCGCTGTAGAGGCGGGTGATGCCCTCGAATCGGGGACTGTCGAAGTACTGCTGCATCGCTGCGATGTCGGCGTCGATGCCGCGGTCGACCGGTGTGCTCGTCGTCGGGTTCTTCTGGATCGTGGTCATGGAATTTCGCTCCCTTGCACCCATGCTTCCTCCCCGTATTCTGCCGCCGCACGCTGAGCGGTAGCTCGGTTTTGCCCTACATCTTCGGTACCCGCAGTCAATGCCGCGGAACCCCGCCGAAGCCCTCGGATTCGTGAACCGAGGTGGCTAAGCTCAAGCGCTATGACGTCCCCGTCGGATCGGTGGGCACAGCAGTGGCAACCGCCGTCGCGGCCAGGCACGACCGGCCGCTGGGCGGCGCGACGGATGAGTCGGCGGTTCGCCGCGGTGGGGGTCCGGATTCCGCCCGCTCGGCTGCGGGAGATGGCGGTCGGCGCACCGCTGGCGTCGAGGGAGTCGGTCGACGTCGCGTTCGCGCTCGCGGCCACCGAACTCCGGCATGAGCAGCGGCTGGCCAGGGCACGGCGTAACCGGCGACGCGTGATGAACGCACTCATCATGGCCGGCCTGATGATCGCCGCGCTCAATCTGTTGATCTGTGTGGGCTACGTGTTCATCAGCCTGGCGCTGCGCGAACCGTCCCCCTGACCGGCTGCGGTGAACGCGGTTGTGTGGGGCCGCCTTTGGACTCGTGACTGACGACGCGCAACCTAGACTGCGGGCATGGTGCAGTCGCAGCGTTGCGCGCCCCGAAACGGACTGGTGCAGATCGAGGAGTGTCTGGACGCCGACGGCGGGATCGTCCTGCCGCCGGGCGACACGCTGATCTCGCTGATCGACCGCAATATCGCCACCGTGGGCGGGGCGGTGGCCTTCCGCTACCTCGACTATGCCGGTCCGGAAGAGGGCGGCAGGGCAGTGGAGCTGACCTGGACGCAACTCGGTCAGCGCCTGCGTGCCATCGGCGCCCGCCTGCAGGAGCTGACCGTTGCCGGTGACCGGGTGGCGATTCTCGCGCCGCAGGGCCTGGATTACATCACCGGGTTCTACGCCGCGATCAAGTGCGGCACCGTCGCGGTGCCGCTGTTCGCTCCGGAGCTGCCGGGGCACGCCGAACGGCTCGAGACCGCGCTGGCCGACTGCACCCCCACGGTGGCGCTGACCACGTCTGCGGCGCGTGGGGCCGTCGAGGCGTTTCTGGCCGGGCTGCCGCAGCCGTTGCGGCCCCGGGTGGTGGTGCTGGACGAGATCCCGGACTCGGCCGGGCAGGCATTCGTGCCCGTGCCCATCGACGTCGACGGGGTGTCGCACCTGCAGTACACCTCAGGTACCACCCGGCCGCCGATCGGTGTGCAGGTCACCCATCGATCGGTGGGCACCAACCTGCTGCAGATGATCCTGTCGATCGACATGCTGGACCGCAACACCCATGGGCTGAGCTGGCTACCGCTCTATCACGACATGGGCTTGTCGATGATCGGCTTCCCGGCGGTCTACGGCGGCCACTCCACCCTGATCTCGCCGACGGCGTTCATCCGCCGCCCGCAGCGCTGGATTGCCGCCCTCTCGGACGCCTCCCGCCGGGGCCGGGTCGTGACCGCGGCGCCGAATTTCGCCTATGAGCTGACCGCGGCGCGCGGCCTGCCCGCACCGGGCGCCGACATCGACCTGTCGCGGGTGGTGCTGATCATCGGGTCGGAGCCGGTGAGCATGGCAGCGATCACCGCCTTCAGCGAGGCGTTCGCGCCCTACGGTCTGCCGTCCACCGCCATCAAGCCGTCCTACGGCATCGCCGAGGCCACGCTGTTCGTGGCCACCATCGCCCCCGAGGCCGAGCCGAGCGTGCTGTACCTGGACCGGGAGCAACTCGGTGCCGGACGTGCCGTGCCGGTCGGCGCCGAGGACCCGGGTGCGCTGGCTCAGGTCTCCTGCGGGCAGGTCGCCCGCAGCCTGGCCGCGGTCATCGTCGACGCCGGCGTGGAACTGCCCGACGGCAGCGTCGGCGAGATCTGGCTGCACGGCGCCAACGTCACCGCCGGCTACTGGGGTCGGCCGCAGGAGACCCGGCAGGCGTTCGGCGCCCGGCTGCGCTCCCGGCTCGAGCGCGGCAGCCATGCCGGGACCACCCCGGCCGACGCTGATTGGCTGCGCACCGGCGACCTGGGCTTCTACCTCGACGGCGAGCTCTACGTCACCGGACGGACGGTAGACCTGATCACCCTCGGCGGACTCCGGCACTACCCGCAAGACATCGAGAACACGGTGGCGCACGCCTCGCCGATGGTGCGCAGCGGCTACGTCGTCGCGTTCGCCGTGCCCACCGATCGCCTGGTGATCGTCGCCGAACGGGCGACCGGCACCGGCCGCAAAGATCCGGCGCCGGCGATTGCGGCCATCCGGGCGCAGGTCCGCCGGGTGCACGCCGTGGACGCCGCCGACGTGCGGTTCGTCCCCGCCGGGGCGATCCCGCGCACCACCAGCGGAAAGCTCGGCCGCACCGCGTGCCGCCGCCAGTATCTGGCGGGCACCCTCGGCGTGCGTTGATGCCGCGGGACCCTACGGGCGTTGCGCGGACGCCAGCGGCCGGGCCGGGACTTTCTGGGGCCACCAGAACCACGGGCCGAGCAGTGCGGCGACCGACGGCGTCAAGAACGACCGCACGATCAGGGTGTCGAACAGCAGTCCGAGTCCGATGGTGCTGCCTGCCTGGCCGATCGAATACAGGTCGCTGGCCGCCATCGACATCATGGTGAAGGCGAACACCAGACCCGCCGCGGTCACCACGGACCCGGTACCGCCGATCGAGCGGATGATGCCGGTCTTGATGCCGGCGCCGATCTCCTCGGAGAATCGGGAGACCAGCAGCAGGTTGTAGTCCGAGCCCACCGCCAGCAGGATGATGACGCCGAAGACCGGCGCGATCCAGTTCAGCGGCAGCCCGAAGATGTGTTGCCACACCAGCACCGTCAGACCGAAGGCCGCGCTCAACGACAGCAGGACGGTCCCGACGATCACCGCGGAGGCGACCAGCGCCCGGGTGATCAACACCATCACGATGAAAATCAGGGTCACCGCCGCCACCCCGACGATCAGGATGTCGTATGCAGACCCGGCCTGGATGTCCTTGTACACCGCGGCGGTTCCGGTCAGGTAGAACTTCGCGTCGGTCAGCGGCGTTCCCTTGACGGCGTCGTGGGCCGCGGCGAGCATCGGCTCCACGAACGAAATGCCTTTGGGG
It encodes:
- a CDS encoding GlxA family transcriptional regulator, whose translation is MAQAGAVPRVVVIVVYDDVTMLDVAGAAEVFVEANRFGADYRVRYASVDGRDVTTSIGARLGVTDSIADIAAADTVMVAGSDLLPRRAIDPQLVAAVRAVAGRTRRLASICTGSFVLAQAGMLDGRRATTHWHEARLLARAFPDVTVEPDAIFIRDGDVFTSAGVSAGIDLALALVEMDHGTELVREVARWLVVYLKRAGGQSQFSALVESGPGPQSALRAVTDAIAADPAADHSVNALARRAALSRRHLTRLFQSELGTTPARYVEKVRIDAARAALDAGHSVAASAGRAGFGSVETLRRVFLDHLGVSPKAYRDRFRTATGG
- a CDS encoding NAD-dependent epimerase/dehydratase family protein — encoded protein: MRVLITGGTGFVGGWTAKAIADAGHRVRFLVRNPAGLHSSVARLGVDVSDHVVGDITDATSVHQALRGCDAVVHAAAVVATDPRQTAQMLTTNSAGAHHVLGGAVELGLDPIIHVSSFTALFHPGLKTLRADLPVAGGADGYGRSKAREDLYARGLQDAGAPVTITYPGMVLGPPVGDRLGEAGEGVRTALEMHVIPGRGAAWLVIDVRDLAAMHVALLEPGRGPRRYMAGGRRVPPGQLARLLADVSGSPMVAVPVPDVALRWAGRILDQVQQTLPISTPFTEAGMQYYTQMPDSDDSPAERELGIVFRDPRETLADTVAGIRG
- the aceA gene encoding isocitrate lyase ICL2, translating into MTTIQKNPTTSTPVDRGIDADIAAMQQYFDSPRFEGITRLYSARQVVEQRGTIPADYTVAREAAAAFYARLRELFAAKKSITTFGPYSPGQAVVMKRVGIEGIYLGGWATSAKGSITEDPGPDLASYPLSQVPDEAAGLVRALLTADRNQQYLRLQMTPEQRAATPAVDYRPFIIADADTGHGGDPHVRNLIRRFVEAGVPGYHIEDQRPGTKKCGHQGGKVLVPSDEQIKRLNTARFQLDLMGVPGIIVARTDAEAANLVESRGDERDQPFILGTTNLRIPSYKACFLAMTRQLHNSGITEINGHLLYALPEGEYAAADAWLERAGITALITEAARGWSSDGSRSVDGIFDQIESKFVEAWQNDAGLMTFADAVAEMLEFAEREGEAKDMTADQWREFAARAPLYTARAKAAELNADPGWDCERAKTPEGYFQVRGGIPYAIAKSLAAAPFADLLWMETKTADLAEAREFAEAIHAQFPDQMLAYNLSPSFNWDTTGMTDDEMRAFPAELGKMGFVFNFITYGGHQVDGVASEEFAATLLQDGMLALARLQRKMRLVESPYRTPQTLVGGPRSDAALAASSGRTATTKAMGAGSTQHQHLVQTEVPKKLLEDWLALWAQHYQLGEKLRVQLRPTRPGSDVLELGIYGDDDEKLANVIVDPIKDRHGRSILTVRDQNTFAEKLRQKRLMDLAHLWLIHRFKAAAVHYVTPTQDNLYQTEKMKEHGIFSSVNQEVGEIIVADVNHARIEELLAGDRVALGKLISKAD
- a CDS encoding HD domain-containing protein, which codes for MATQSIETIADISIPGTALTREITEFIRDTEDDLLFHHSRRVFLFGALQGRRRGLQPDLELLYAGAMFHDLGLTERYRTSTVRFEVDGANAARDFLLERGVDPADAAKVWLAIALHTTPGVPEFLDPEIALVTAGVETDVIGIGRDDLSPEDITAVTAAHPRPNFKKQILAAFNDGMKHRPETTFGTMNADVLAHFDPGFVPADFVELIRGNSWPE